The genomic interval ATGCTGCCTGCTAATGGACTGCAAATGTGCTGACAACTGCTTGCAGTTGTCTGAAACACAGAGGACACACTTCTGCTTTTCCACCACAAGAACAAAAATTagctggaaacactcagaggGTCAGTCTGTATCTGTGAAAAGAGGAATAGAGCCAACAGTTCAGATCTCAGCTGAAATACAGattgcccatatccctctgtggatgctgcctgacccacttgAGTTCTTCCatgctttgtgtgttgctcctgattccagcatctgcagtttcttgtgcctcgacccttcattagaactgggaAGGAGATAAGGGAACCTCACTGAGCTGCGGGACCCCCACCTCCTCTGACAGGACAACACCCCCTTCCTCCACGTACCGTCAGCTCGGATTTCTGCTGTCGGTCTTTAGTGTGGGACTGGACACGCAGCCTCCCTGCAAGATCTCTGCTTCCCCAAATGACTCAATACTTTTCAGGATGTGAAAGCTGAGACTTGAACTCAAGTTCCCAACTGCGTGCATTGAGGGTCAGTCTGCTGAGAGAAAAACCTccgccccaccccacccccacccccacagtctTGACAGTGGACGAATAGTGGCATTGACCTCCAGAAATAGCATCTGGCTTTAGTACGGAAGCTTTCATTTTACTGGATGAGCTGAGGGTGCCTGAACTGTGCACAGATTCATTGCTTGAAATCTGATCTCACAGTGCATGGAGCAACCTGCAACGAGATGTACAGGGAGCCACTGTAGGGCATGAGGTCTACGGACAGTCACAATGAGAGTGGAGGGGTGTCGGGGAGAGTGCCTGTGAGAGTGGAGATGGAGGCAGCTGGGGTGGATTTAGGGAATTGAGGCAATCAGGAGAAGGGATGATGTCAAAGCAGGATTGTGTCCCGAAGTTTTGGTGGGGTAACTGGGGTAAGGTCAGGGTGGGGAGGATGGATTCAGAGCTCAGTTTGCCTCAAGTCAGTGATTGGGAAAGGGACGATCTGGGATTTAGAACCTCAGCCAGTGAAAACAAATAGACACAGGCTGGGCTCATCACTGCTTTCCGGCTGAGGCAGTCCAACACTCTCCCAGTCCACTCCCTTTCTGATATTTGTAATCTAACtttgcactttactgctgccagaaaacatcaaatttcaaacTGATTCTGGACTCTCGCTCTACCATCTTCAACACAGCTCATGCAAAGCCCCCGGCCCACTCCAGACCCTCCTACCACACAACCCCGACAGCTCAGAGAGCGCAGGCAATCTCACCCGACCCCCCCAGTGACTGGGTCATGACCCACCTGACAACAGTACATCAGCCCACACTTTCCCAGCCTAAGACCCACATTGTCTGATCACTAAACGCCAGTCCCGATTGTCCACTGTCATTCAGGAAGTGGAGGTTGCCGAGTTTTGTCAGCAAcgtccactctctcctctccccctcccatcagggagaagatacagaagcttgaaaaCAAGCAACAGCAGattccaggacagcttctatcccagttACAAGAATTGTTTACAGACCTCTCATTTCCTAAACaagaagaaaattcaaaagtcagaggtgcaaagggatttgggagtccttatgcaggattccctaaaggttaacgtgcaggatgagtcagtggtaaggaagccaaattcaatgatagcattcatttcaagaggactagaaaataacagcaaggatgtaataaggcattggttagaccatacttggagtattatgtgccgttttgggcctcttatctaagaaacaatgtgctgatattggagagtgtccagaggagattcataagaatgatttCAGCAAGGAAAGGTTATGaacgaggagcgtttgatggctccggccgggcctgtactcactggagtttagaagaatgaggagggggaAGATCACAATGAAACTTAACAAATCTTCAAAGTCCtactagatacagtggatgtggagaggatgtttcatatatccAGGGAGTCCGAGACAAGAGGGTGTcgcttcagaatagaggaacgtccATTTAGTACagcgataaggaggaatttctttagccacagggtggttaatctttggaattcattgccacagatggctgtggagaccaggtcattgggtatatttgaagagaaggttgatagcttcttgattagttagggtgtcagaggttatggggagaaggaaggtgaatggggttgaggggataacaaatcagccgtgatggaatagcagagtagaccagatggacagaatggcctaattttgctcttatgtctaatggtcttccaattccaattccttcCTCTCAAAATAAAGCGAGTTTGACCAGACTTTGGAAACTCGTTTTTCGCAGCACAGTAGAATAGATGATGTCTGAATCCCACAGAGACTCCGGCACCTCCCTCtttttagaagtttgtgaaaattcAGCATGTCATTTAAAATTCTGACTCACTTCTAATGATATGTggaggagaatatattgactggctgcattgcagcctggtatggaaacaccaatgcccttgaacagaaaagccttcaATAAGTAGTGGATGtatcccagtccatcatggatacagCCTTctccaccagtgagcacatctacatggagtgctgtcgcaagagtgcagcatccatcatcagagacccccactgtcgaggccatgctctcttctcactggaagaaggaactggagtctcaggacctacaccaccaggttcaggaagagttattaccccttaaccctcaggcacttgaaccaaaggggggtaattttactcaacttcacttgcctcatcactgaactgttcccacaatctatggactcactttcaataaatcttcatctcacgttctcgatatttattgcttatttgtttacttACTATTACGATTTTTTTTTAACCGGTAATCTATTTGTATTTGTACACTGATTGCCtgtactgttggggggaggggtggtcttttattgattatattgtgtttcttgtacttactgatAATGCCCGCTAGAGAATGAATCATGtgcatggtgacaaatatgtactttgataataaattcacttttacCATTGAAATATGAACTATCTGCTCAAGACAGCTGCCTAATTAAACCCCAGAAAAAGTGACATGCTGGAAGAGTACATGAAGTATCAGGGCTTTAAAGCGGTAACGTACTTGGGACCAGCCGACATAACCGGACAGCTCTCCTCACTGCAGAAGTCTGTTATTGTGCCGTACAGCATGTTGATCTGGTTGAAGAAGTCCACCGCTGGGTTTTCATTGGTTGGATAAAAGACAAAGATTACTTCAGTTAATACTTGTCAGTTTAGCTAGCTTCCACATTCTATAAGCAGGCTCTGATGAAGGgcccttgacctgaaacattaccagctttattttttctctatggatgctgcctgacctctgaAACATTTAATAATCAGAGCCAAATGTCAGATTGCCCTTAGTCTTTGAGCCTGTGTTAGCCTTCTTCTTGTCTCATGCTTAGAATGTTGTATATATTCCTTCTCTGTGTATTAATCCTGTTTCCTTTGAACGATATCACATAATCTGCTCTGGCCACCATGAATAAATCAGCAAACCCTGTCTTGCACCTTTATAAAGCTTTTGTTGTCCACAGGTGCCCTTCCCTCAGGCAAGACTATCAAGAGATAACAAACAACTGCCCGCTTCTTTGACGCCTACATTTAGGATCTTGGTGTGTCTCAAACATGGACATAGATTGCCCACGTTTCAGAATAAACTCCAGGAGATACTAAGAAACTTTAATCTCAGTTTAAAAGCTTGCAAGGTGAGAGGCAGAACGGTGACTACAAGCTTCTGAGCGTGGACGGGAGGAAGGTGGGGAGAAAATGAAGAGGAGTAGAGAAAGAGGGATGGATGCAACAACTTTTACAACCTGAGGGTGTCATTAACATGTTTTCCACCCAAAGCAACATTTGTGGATGTGTAGACCCAATCGCAATTCAGGAATCACAGCCACCATCCGTTGTTCCTTTTTGCACTTTGGGTGCATTGGGTGGCATTTTTGCTGTTTCCATGGCATTAGTCTGTTATTTTTACGAGGCCTAGTTGCTAGCTcgttgctcaacccagcacagatggaaagcgtgcaaggagccagcgGGATTCGAACTTGTGACCATTTGTTTAGaggtctggtgctgatgccactaccccACGAGCTGGCTTACACAGCCACCATTTGGCACACACCAAGCTCCCATCAACACCAATGTATTATGATTTTTCTTTTAATGATGTCACTTGAGAAATAATTATACTACTGGAAAACGTACAGAAACAACTAGCCACATCAAGCTGAGGCCAAGCTCAGCACCCATCCCCTCCGCCCACCCTTCTCCCGCTGTATACTAGCGTGCACCCACCCAAAGCTAAGCTGCTACAGCCTCCAGTACGGCCCTCACTTACAGCTAGAGGACCCCTCCCCTTGCCACCCAACCCCGGCCTCTCCTCAGCCTTGCTGAGCTCAGGTGTGGCAGCATCACTCACTGTTGACGGCGATCCACTCATTCAGATCTTCACCGTCCGGTAACATAACAGCCAATCGCAGATTGCCACTGCCCAGTGTGGCCTCAGCATGCTTCAGCAATTTATACTGGTGAGACCCTTCTGGAATGTTCTTCTTTGGTTTGAACGTCCGGGAGGAACGATTCCCGCTGAAAAACAAGAACCACAGATGCTAAAGTGAACTGACAATGCCTTAATTTAACTTTCTCACTTCACATCATTCCTCTCTCATGTGCTTTGCAGAAATTCCCCTAGTCCCCAATCTTAACCACCCTCCACTGGGAGGGTTAGTCATTGTTCAAAGCAAGGCATCCAGTGGAGAAAGTAATGCTAATTACTTGCAGTACAGTTGTAGCACTAGCATTGCTGATTTAAACCTTTTACAATGATTGTTCCAGCCGCCTACCCACGGTACACCATGTGCCACTTCCACCCCCAAATCCACTCCAGCCACTGACAGAGGGTGTGGCTCTCTGCATCCGGACACAAGAGGGGAGGAAAATCTGCCAGAATATATCCACCTACATGAAACCCAGCCTTCcttccactgactctgtctagaCTGGGCCAGCTCTCGATccgggacgtgccctcttctcattactaccaccaaggaagaggtacagaagcccgagcAGCCAAACTCAGCAATTTAGAGACACCtacttcctctctgccatttgatttctaaaCTCTCTATTAAAtctacctcactattcttttgcattaattaattaattattcattcatttatagaaacgtagaaactctacagcacaatacaaacccttcagcccacaaagctgtgacaaacatgtccctaccttagaaattactaggcttacccatagccctctacttttctaagctccatgtatctatccagaagCCTCTTCAAAGACCCTAGCGTATCTTTCTCcatcaccgtcaccagcagcccattccactcactcaccattctctgagtaaagaacttacccctgatatctcctctatacctacttccaagcaccttaaaactatgccctctcatgctagtcatttcagccctgggaaaaagcctctgactatccacacaatcaatgcctctcattatcttgtacacctctatcaggtcacctctcaccctttgTCGCTcgaaagagaaaaggccaagttcatttaacctattctcataaggcatgctccccaatccaggcagcatccttgtaaatcttctctgcaccctttctatggcttccacattcttcctgtagtgaggcaaccagaattaagcacagttctccaagtggggtctgaccagggtcctatacagctgcaacattacctcttggctcttaaactcaatcctacgattgataaaggccattGCACCATATGCCACCTTAaccccagagtcaacctgcgcagctgctttgagcgtcctatggactcagaccccaagattcctctgatcctccacactgccaagagtcttaccattaatactgtattctgccatcatatttggcctagCAAAATGAGCCACCTCTATACTTAACTAACTTACAatatttttatgccttgcactgtactgatgttacaaaaacaacaaatttcataatgtctcagtgataataaacctgactctgacttCAGCCTGTTTTGAGAAAGCAGCCAGCATCAGTCCGGATGAAGCATCTCCATCTGAAATATTGATTGTCTATCCATTTTCCTCATTTAcctccacagaggctgccagatccactgagcttctccagcattttgtgaattactccagattacagcatctgcagtcctttGGCATGTGTCTCTCCATGTCAGTATAATCAAAAAGCCCACTCCAGTCATCCCCCTTCCACTGAGCAGAAGACACACAAGCCTGACAGCGCATACTCTActgccaggctcaagggcagcctGCATAGGACCAACACTGAATGACTCAGGATCTGTttgtccccctctgccatcaaatttctgaacaacaCAAATTCTTTTtaattgcactatttatttatttggtaatttatagtaatttttatacctttgCATTGTACTATTCTCAGACCATAtacatcaatgataataaacttgattctaattcaATCTCCCCCAAGCTCTTTGCAATTTATACTTGTTTTCTCAtttcacacaagatgctggaggaactcagtgggccaggcagcgtcCGTGGAGGGAAATACACTGTGAACGTTTCAGAACaagtggtttctgagatactgcctgaccttcgGAATTCCTCCACACCTTGCGTACTGCTCCAGATACCAGTCCTGTGTTTCTCACTTTCCCGGCTCTGAGAAAAGAGCCCCCAACCTGAAATATTACTTCCAACTGACGTTACAATGCTGCCGAGCGCTTCCAGAATTCCATCAGACTGTGGAAGCTGGGAATTGTAAACTGGAGGGATGTGATGGAACGCAGTCCTCTGTAACTCAGAGGTAAGCCCCACTCTACATGTTCTCAGAGATCGAGTCAGGCATTCACATGCAATAAACCTCACTCTGCACCACACTGACAGAAATAGAATGAGGCATTTCTTAAGTTTGCTTATTCATATTTGGGAACCTGGGGATCATTGACAAGGCCAGCCCCAGAGCCCATGAGAAAGTCCGTGGAAGCATCTATAACCAGTTGGAACACTTCAGGGTGCTACTTAACGGTCACCCACATGGGGCGAGTCTCATCTCACACAGAGATCAGACTCCCTCCCTGAAGGCCATCAGTGAACACCGTGGGCCTTTCTGACATTCCTGAGTTCTCTAGTCCACATTTCTACATCTAGTTGTTCCCCAAATCCCAAATTATTGACTGAATTCTACAGCATATTCCAAGATGAGAAATTATGCGAAAATTATCTATGATACAACTGTGACTGTATGCGAAGATGTCAAATAATGCCACAGATTCGAACCTAACACACTGCAATTGATCCAATCCAATCCATTCTAATTCTACTCTACTCCAACCCGCCAATTTCATCCTGACAATCCAGTCTGACACATTCTATACTGACACGTTCCAATCCAAATCATTCCAGTCGGACACATAACTGAAAGACACATTCTGTTGGGTGGGGGGGAGCTGTAGGGGgctgcaaactcagccagttccatcgtgggcactagtctccccaccactgaggacgcCTTCaataggcaatgcctcaaaaaggcaacatccatcatcatcaGGGATATGCcctctctcattgctaccatcagggaggaggtacaggaggctgaagacactcactcagtgttttaggaccagtttcttctcctctgccatcaaatcGTTGAGCAGACAGTGAACTCCCAGACACTACCCCACGTTTCGCTCTTAATTATTTTCTATATATTTTATAGTGAATTTTGCACTTCCCTTTATCAAACTCCTCGACATGTCACTGacaacctgattttgattctgattctaatcagATGTATTCCAGTCCAAGATATTCCAAACCGATATATTATGAATGGATAGATTTCCAGATACATTCTAATCTCACACATTTCAATCCATCTGAATTTATTCCAATAGGATACCTTCCAATCGATTAGATACATTTATATCTAATGCATTCCAATCTGACACCAAACATTCCATACTGACATCTTCGAATTCAATTCATTCCAACTGGATACATCCTAATCAATTAAATATTCAATTACGATGCATTCAATCCAATCCTAGTCCTACCCTGTACCTCCCACCACATTCCTGTCGGATAGATACATGTTGCATGCCGGCCTCATACATCGAGGCGTGCCATATTTTAGACCTGACACTGTTGGACGCCGACTCATTCCAACCTGATGCAGTTCTAACTCGAATTCTGACACATTCCAGTCCAGCCTGCCAATCTCGCTGACATAGTTCCTAAATCCTCCACCGTCCTGGCAGTCTCCGGTGCGGACACACGCCAGTGCTTTTCCAGCTCACTCCGCTGCGCTCGAAACCAGCATCTCGCAatgtggtggacagtgaggagaCTCGCTCGGGGTGGAACCTGCAGTCCAGTCACCGTACTCACAATAAAAAGCTCATGCTCCCCGCCTGGCCTCCCTCGCAGCCGGCAGTAATGGGTGGAATGCAGCCGGCGCTGTTGCAGCGGGTTCCTCTCCGCCCTGCGGTCGACAGACCCGACACTCGCGAGATTGCACCCCGCTCCGCCGCTGCCGCCTGACCTCCCCTGCCCGAGTCAGATGACTTGCTCTCTCGTGTTGCCGGCCCTGCCTGCAACATGTGGATGACGGCCGGATGGACCTCCCCACAGTCGCCTACAGCCCCCGGAGTCTGCTAACCACCCGCGCCCTCTGCAAGCTTTCCCACCTCCACTTTCACAGATGTTGACCTGCCCGTTGCATTCTGCAGAGTGCATTTTGaaacgagagagagaaaaataaatctgcagaagcttaaaatccgagcaacacacacgaaatgctggggaactcagcaggccaggcagcatctaatagcaagagtaaacagtcgacatttcgggccaagacccttcatcagaaccctcacctcggatgctgcctggcctactgagttcccccagcatttggtgagtgtattttgagttttttttttctcgcTCTGCGTTCAAACTTTTAATTCTGCATCAGGGAATGGATTTCTAAAGCAACCCACTGGGGGTTGACTAGTTTGAAATGCGCAGAGGCTGTGATTAACGGTTTTGAAAATGCAAACAACAATAAACTACAGGGCAACAAGCACAGTCCCAATGCAGGGTCCCGACCCGAAACGTCCACtcattattcatttccataagtgctgcctgatctgccgagttcctccagcgttctgtgcGCCAGAATCTCGTGTTCGTAAGCGAAGTGCATCGAGGAGGGAAATGGCAGAGGACATCTCTTGAAATTTCTCCGGATTCCGGCGGCTGCAGCTTCTCGTGTCAAAAAGGTTAACTGTCGGCATGTTTCTCATTCGCTCCACAATGTTTGCATTCCCAAACAGAAGCACAAGTAAGGTGTGCAAGGCGCTGGATGCTGGAGCAAATGAAAACAGATCGTTGCAGGAACGCAGCGGGGTCGATCAACAATCAAAcggggtctcgacccgaaacttaGTCCATCTCCCGTCGCAAAGtgctgtctggcccgctgagtttgatgttctgttgcATTTATTTTTACAAAGCTGTTAACAATGAACTCTTGGCATTTCAAACTATTTCATACACAAGTGGTTGCTTTAGAAATGCAATCGCTTATGTTGCGCCTATTGAAATAACGATAatttgcgggggggggggacgaTAAATGACGGAAAATGTTTCACCAACAGGTTTAGATTTTGAGACCGGAAGGATAAAGGGGGCACTTGGAAAAATAATTGTCATATGATCTGTCAGATTCACCATTGCAGACACAGTTAAATTGGCAAACAGATTTATTATTGTCTCAGAAAACTTTCCTTGTATACCGTTCACACGGTTTATTACAAATGTGCATTAAAGTactataaaggagaacaaaaaacTGCATgacgagttacagagaaagtgcaataaaGTCAGAGAATAAGAGCCTAAGTTCAGAGCGATCCGGTAGGATTCAGTATTAGCATTGCGCAGATTTCAGGGGAGACTGTGGACTCAGCGGCTCCCTCTGACACAGGAGCGGAAGCGAATAGCTTATAGTGTATTGACTGCCTCCAAGCTTTGTTACCGGAGGCTGAGATTTTGCAGGAATACGTGAACAATGGAACATGCAACCACCACCACTTGCTATCAGGTGGCGCGGTCTATCCGCACCTGAATGTGGGCGCCCTAACGGGTGAGTACAAAAGGAGGTGCCGTCCGTGTTGATCCGCCGTacctctacctccaccactgcagGCGACGCTGTGCTCGGAGGTCCACCCTCTCTCTGCTTGTGTGTTGAGGTCCGCCGTCTCTCGACTGCCACTATAGGTGGCGCTGTTTATGAAGGTTACTATCGCAGAACTCCGAATGGAGGCGGAGCTGTGGTTGAGCATCAGTAATCAAGgtatatggatggcatgcaaatctTTTTCAGGTTAACCAAGTAGATTTCACTATAATAAAGCCATGCCAATGCATGTGTGCGACGCTGCCTTGTCGTTGGACACCCATACTACAGGAGGCGCTGTGTCCGGAGGTCCGCACAGGGAGCGCTGTCGCTGGAGGTCTGCTGCCGCAGTGCCGGGCCGGTCGACGTGAGGGAGGATCAGGACTGCTGGCGGCGAGAGATCCGGCTACGAGGTGTGACCCGGTCTCCATGGCCGTCAGCTGCAGACTCGGCGCCTTTCTCAACCTTCGTGCCGTGTCGCGAGCTTACGGTCACTCGGTGGCCGGACGCCTCAGGCCCTGCTTCCCTCTGCCGCCGCTGAGGGAGCCGCAGGCCCGAGGCTGGGCCGCGGGCTGGA from Hypanus sabinus isolate sHypSab1 chromosome 3, sHypSab1.hap1, whole genome shotgun sequence carries:
- the LOC132391826 gene encoding MOB kinase activator 1B-like, with amino-acid sequence MLQAGPATRESKSSDSGRGGQAAAAERGAISRVSGLSTAGRRGTRCNSAGCIPPITAGCEGGQAGSMSFLFGNRSSRTFKPKKNIPEGSHQYKLLKHAEATLGSGNLRLAVMLPDGEDLNEWIAVNTVDFFNQINMLYGTITDFCSEESCPVMSAGPKYEYHWADGTNVKKPIKCSAPKYIDYLMTWVQEQLDDETLFPSKIGVPFPRNFISVAKAILKRLFRVYAHIYHQHFESVIQLQEEAHLNTSFKHFIFFVQEFNLIDRRELAPLQELIEKLTTKDR